Proteins encoded by one window of Halobaculum halobium:
- a CDS encoding DUF5803 family protein has product MARRRRLLALAALVGMLALSGCLGFFGGGSVSDERLDQSPAGGEYDWNASVESDLNAHITIHDNATFSAVYAVNGSEVELFRRDGLGGTNPLDVRAVRYRYPNGTVITGSELADRGAVERTRDVVRIDFPGEGDVEGDRIAFTAGSTPKRFVLPTYVKGSYEVVLPPNRSASLPVFGDVTPGGATTDVDDQNRLHVRWDDVQTDSVIVQFYLSQDIQIFGAVFAVLAVVGGGGLLYYRRQIDALRERREELGLDVDTEDDDIGDDGPPPGMR; this is encoded by the coding sequence ATGGCCAGACGGCGACGACTCCTCGCGCTCGCGGCGCTGGTCGGCATGCTCGCGCTGTCGGGGTGTCTCGGCTTCTTCGGGGGCGGCTCCGTCTCCGACGAGCGGCTCGATCAGTCGCCCGCGGGCGGCGAGTACGACTGGAACGCGAGCGTCGAGTCGGATCTGAACGCCCACATCACGATCCACGACAACGCGACGTTCTCGGCGGTGTACGCGGTCAACGGCAGCGAAGTCGAGCTGTTCCGACGCGACGGCCTCGGCGGCACGAATCCGCTCGACGTGCGGGCGGTGCGCTACCGCTACCCCAACGGGACCGTGATCACCGGGTCGGAGCTTGCCGATCGCGGCGCCGTCGAGCGGACGCGCGACGTCGTCCGCATCGACTTCCCCGGCGAGGGCGACGTCGAGGGCGACCGGATCGCCTTCACCGCGGGTTCGACGCCCAAGCGGTTCGTGCTGCCGACGTACGTCAAGGGCTCCTACGAGGTCGTGTTGCCGCCGAACCGCAGCGCGTCGCTGCCGGTGTTCGGCGACGTCACCCCCGGCGGCGCGACCACCGACGTCGACGACCAGAACCGCCTGCACGTCCGCTGGGACGACGTGCAGACTGACTCGGTGATCGTCCAATTCTACCTGTCGCAGGACATCCAGATCTTCGGGGCGGTGTTCGCCGTCCTCGCGGTCGTGGGCGGGGGCGGCCTCCTGTACTACCGCCGGCAGATCGACGCCCTGCGCGAACGGCGCGAGGAGCTGGGCCTCGACGTCGACACCGAGGACGACGACATCGGCGACGACGGCCCGCCTCCGGGAATGCGTTGA
- a CDS encoding nascent polypeptide-associated complex protein: MFGGGGMNPRKMQQMMKQMGIDVTEIDAEEVVIRTGDEELVFDGAQVTRMDAQGQETYQIVGEPETRELGASDDAAADDAGGGAADSDADAGGIADEDVQLVATRAGVSEADAREALEAADGDLAAAISSLE; this comes from the coding sequence ATGTTCGGAGGCGGCGGGATGAACCCGCGCAAGATGCAGCAGATGATGAAGCAGATGGGCATCGACGTGACCGAGATCGACGCCGAGGAGGTCGTCATCCGCACGGGCGACGAGGAACTCGTGTTCGACGGCGCCCAGGTCACGCGCATGGACGCCCAGGGCCAGGAAACGTACCAGATCGTCGGCGAGCCGGAAACCCGCGAACTCGGCGCAAGCGACGACGCTGCGGCCGACGACGCCGGCGGAGGTGCCGCCGACAGCGACGCGGACGCCGGCGGAATCGCAGACGAGGACGTGCAGCTCGTCGCGACCCGTGCGGGCGTGAGCGAGGCCGACGCTCGCGAGGCGCTCGAGGCGGCCGACGGCGACCTCGCGGCGGCCATCTCCAGCCTGGAGTGA
- a CDS encoding GNAT family N-acetyltransferase, with protein sequence MHVREAERGDAEAIASIARASWHAAYGEFLSEEAIDATVDEWYAPETLRRHIAAAGAFLVAMAHGEPGAEGDGVDADDAGGIVGFAHVRYAPEVGNVVLRRIYVRPDAWREGIGTALLGAVARRFVDDHERLSTVVFAENEVGLSFYQRNGFEMIGEQTTAFGGEEHDERIVVADLEDLAGLATETDPAEGSGDGRPPREG encoded by the coding sequence ATGCACGTCCGCGAGGCCGAGCGCGGCGACGCGGAGGCGATCGCGTCGATCGCGCGGGCGTCCTGGCACGCCGCCTACGGCGAGTTCCTGTCCGAAGAGGCGATCGACGCCACGGTCGACGAGTGGTACGCGCCCGAGACGCTCCGTCGCCACATCGCCGCCGCCGGCGCGTTCCTCGTCGCGATGGCCCACGGAGAACCGGGAGCGGAGGGCGACGGGGTGGACGCGGACGACGCCGGCGGAATCGTGGGATTCGCACACGTCCGGTACGCCCCGGAGGTCGGGAACGTCGTCCTCCGGCGGATCTACGTCCGCCCCGACGCGTGGCGCGAGGGGATCGGAACCGCCCTCCTGGGCGCGGTCGCGCGACGGTTCGTCGACGACCACGAGCGGCTCTCGACGGTCGTGTTCGCCGAGAACGAGGTCGGGCTCTCCTTTTATCAACGGAACGGGTTCGAGATGATCGGCGAGCAGACGACCGCGTTCGGCGGCGAGGAACACGACGAGCGGATCGTCGTCGCCGACCTCGAGGACCTCGCGGGGCTCGCCACGGAGACGGATCCCGCTGAGGGATCCGGAGACGGTCGACCGCCCCGAGAGGGTTAA
- a CDS encoding HEWD family protein — protein MSVRIRRPRARACERCGREERFDDATGSWVVADDAVGAVYCIHEWDINGSFVPFEDGANEA, from the coding sequence ATGTCAGTTCGTATCCGTCGCCCCCGTGCCCGGGCCTGCGAGCGGTGCGGCCGCGAGGAGCGCTTCGACGACGCGACCGGAAGCTGGGTCGTCGCAGACGACGCCGTCGGCGCGGTGTACTGCATCCACGAGTGGGACATCAACGGCTCGTTCGTCCCGTTCGAGGACGGCGCGAACGAGGCGTAA
- a CDS encoding 2-keto-4-pentenoate hydratase codes for MNDAAADDLAAALATAHETVTAVDPDGVPTGGLPSSIDAGYRVQTRLVDRLVADRGDPVGYKIGFTNERVRADLGVDEPGYGRLLEESVHDATDGDEPVSVPTEEFIDPRVEPEVAFRLGDDLPADASRDRAHDAVETVLPAIELVDSRTGWAFDAPLAIADNCLDAGIVLGDGTGPSSLALGEESVTLRVDGEPSDSGVGADALGHPLAALTWLADAVDGLPVGTLVTTGSLTEPGSVAAGETASATFASLGSVELRLR; via the coding sequence ATGAATGACGCGGCGGCTGACGACCTTGCGGCCGCGCTCGCGACGGCACACGAAACCGTGACTGCGGTCGATCCTGACGGCGTTCCGACAGGTGGTCTCCCGTCGTCGATCGATGCTGGCTACCGCGTTCAGACGCGGCTCGTCGACCGGCTCGTCGCCGACCGCGGCGACCCGGTCGGCTACAAGATCGGGTTCACCAACGAGCGTGTCCGTGCGGACCTCGGCGTCGACGAACCCGGGTACGGCCGGCTCCTCGAGGAGTCAGTCCACGACGCGACCGACGGCGACGAACCGGTGTCGGTCCCGACCGAGGAGTTCATCGATCCCCGCGTCGAGCCGGAGGTCGCGTTCCGGCTCGGCGACGACCTCCCGGCGGACGCCTCTCGCGACCGCGCCCACGACGCGGTCGAAACGGTTCTTCCCGCGATCGAGTTGGTCGACAGCCGGACGGGTTGGGCCTTCGACGCGCCGCTGGCGATCGCGGATAACTGCCTCGACGCTGGGATCGTCCTCGGCGACGGGACCGGCCCCTCGAGCCTCGCGCTCGGCGAGGAGTCGGTGACGCTCAGGGTCGATGGCGAGCCGAGCGACTCGGGCGTCGGCGCCGACGCGCTCGGACACCCGCTGGCGGCGCTCACGTGGCTCGCGGACGCGGTCGACGGCCTCCCGGTCGGCACGCTCGTCACGACCGGGTCGCTGACGGAGCCGGGTTCCGTCGCAGCCGGAGAGACCGCGAGCGCGACGTTCGCGTCGCTTGGGAGCGTCGAACTCCGGCTTCGGTAG
- a CDS encoding creatininase family protein, translating into MYLSHQTWPELGEYVAEESLAIVPLGSTEQHGPHLPLATDYLIAEALAREASDRTGFLCTPPVRIAVSEHHRQFHGTMWVEPDVFRDYVESLSRNLAYHGIDRIVYVNAHGGNAQHLREVGRRLRRDETAYAVEWMWDESIPDLVSEVFEHNGPHGGPKETAMVMHIAEELVRTEQLESARDGGIVDLEDANLRTHGARTFYDSADNSGNGVFGDQTDATPEKGAELFEAASDQLVHLLEWLDGQPFGDLMPEQHVDPQPGSRR; encoded by the coding sequence GTGTATCTCTCGCACCAGACTTGGCCCGAACTAGGCGAGTACGTGGCCGAGGAGTCGCTCGCGATCGTTCCCCTCGGGTCGACCGAGCAGCACGGCCCGCATCTACCGCTGGCGACTGACTACCTGATCGCCGAGGCGCTCGCGCGCGAGGCGAGCGACCGGACCGGCTTCCTCTGTACGCCTCCCGTCCGGATCGCCGTCTCCGAACACCATCGACAGTTCCACGGGACGATGTGGGTCGAGCCCGACGTGTTTCGCGACTACGTCGAGAGCCTCTCGCGCAACCTCGCGTACCACGGCATCGACCGGATCGTGTACGTGAACGCCCACGGCGGCAACGCCCAGCACCTCCGCGAGGTCGGCCGCCGCCTCCGACGCGACGAGACGGCGTATGCCGTCGAGTGGATGTGGGACGAGTCGATCCCGGACCTCGTCTCGGAGGTCTTCGAGCACAACGGCCCCCACGGCGGGCCCAAGGAGACGGCGATGGTCATGCACATCGCCGAGGAGCTCGTGCGGACCGAGCAGTTGGAGTCGGCCCGCGACGGCGGGATCGTCGATCTCGAAGACGCGAACCTTCGGACCCACGGCGCGCGCACGTTCTACGACTCCGCGGACAACTCCGGGAACGGCGTCTTCGGCGACCAGACCGACGCGACACCGGAGAAGGGCGCAGAACTGTTCGAGGCGGCGAGCGATCAGCTCGTCCACCTGCTGGAGTGGCTCGACGGCCAGCCGTTCGGGGATCTCATGCCAGAGCAGCACGTCGATCCGCAGCCTGGAAGCCGGCGATGA
- a CDS encoding HAD hydrolase family protein — MTTDAPAGLDISSGATLPPLALDIDGTLTTPEHTIDPRVFRVLPEWPAPVVLATGKSFPYPIALCHFAGIPERVIAENGGVVCVDERVRIEGDAERVAAAVDAFRERGGELGWGDADTVNRWRETEVAARVTADEALLREIAEEFDLTFLDTGYAYHLTDPAVTKGRGLREAASILDRDPGAFVAVGDSMNDASTFAVAGESYALANADEVARDAADVTVDAGFMDGTMTVLAELIERADA, encoded by the coding sequence ATGACGACCGACGCCCCTGCAGGCCTCGATATCTCGTCCGGGGCGACCCTCCCGCCGCTGGCGCTCGATATCGACGGGACGCTGACGACGCCTGAGCACACGATAGATCCCCGCGTGTTCCGGGTGCTGCCCGAGTGGCCCGCACCGGTCGTGCTCGCCACGGGGAAGTCGTTTCCGTACCCGATCGCTTTGTGCCACTTCGCCGGAATCCCCGAGCGGGTGATCGCCGAGAACGGCGGCGTCGTCTGCGTCGACGAGCGGGTGCGGATCGAGGGCGACGCCGAGCGGGTCGCCGCGGCGGTCGACGCCTTCCGCGAACGGGGCGGGGAGTTGGGCTGGGGCGACGCCGACACCGTCAATCGCTGGCGCGAGACGGAGGTCGCCGCGCGCGTCACCGCCGACGAGGCGCTCCTTCGGGAGATCGCCGAGGAGTTCGACCTGACGTTTCTCGACACGGGGTACGCATACCACCTCACCGACCCGGCTGTGACCAAGGGGAGGGGACTCCGGGAGGCGGCGTCGATCCTCGATCGCGACCCCGGGGCGTTCGTCGCCGTCGGCGACTCGATGAACGACGCCTCGACGTTCGCGGTCGCCGGCGAGAGCTACGCGCTCGCGAACGCCGACGAGGTCGCGAGGGACGCCGCGGACGTGACGGTCGACGCCGGGTTCATGGACGGCACCATGACGGTGCTCGCCGAGCTGATCGAACGGGCGGACGCCTGA
- a CDS encoding tRNA (adenine-N1)-methyltransferase: MSSYLLVHPDSDREYLRGPGDELQTDLGVVEVPEDVAHGDVLETHLGEEFHARRLRGPDLFNHFERTGAPMMPRDIGLVIGHTGAQSGDRVLDAGTGTGVLSGYLGRIGAEVTTYEIDPDFAEVARENMDLGGVSDRVEVRTGDLTEELDELAAGDPFDLITLDTADAAAVVERAPDLLVPGGYVAVYTPFVEDARDTELAAREAGLGDAETLETIQRELTVDERGTRPSTAGVGHTGYLLFARRSE; this comes from the coding sequence GTGAGCTCGTACCTGCTCGTTCACCCTGACTCGGACCGCGAGTACCTCCGCGGCCCCGGCGACGAACTCCAGACCGACCTCGGGGTTGTGGAGGTCCCGGAGGACGTGGCTCACGGCGACGTGTTGGAGACGCACCTCGGCGAGGAGTTCCACGCCCGCCGCCTGCGCGGGCCGGATCTGTTCAACCACTTCGAGCGCACCGGCGCGCCGATGATGCCCCGCGACATCGGGCTCGTGATCGGCCACACCGGCGCGCAGTCGGGCGACCGCGTGCTGGACGCGGGGACGGGGACAGGTGTGCTCTCGGGATATCTCGGCCGGATCGGTGCCGAGGTGACGACCTACGAGATCGACCCCGACTTCGCCGAAGTCGCCCGCGAGAACATGGACCTCGGCGGCGTCAGCGACCGCGTCGAAGTTCGCACCGGCGACCTCACCGAGGAGTTGGACGAACTCGCCGCGGGCGACCCGTTCGATCTGATCACCTTGGACACCGCCGACGCCGCCGCGGTCGTCGAGCGAGCTCCGGACTTGCTCGTCCCCGGCGGCTACGTCGCTGTGTACACTCCCTTCGTCGAGGACGCGCGCGACACCGAACTCGCGGCGCGGGAGGCCGGACTCGGCGACGCGGAGACCCTGGAGACGATCCAGCGCGAGCTCACCGTCGACGAGCGCGGCACCCGGCCGAGTACCGCGGGCGTCGGCCACACGGGATACCTGCTGTTCGCTCGGCGCTCCGAGTGA
- a CDS encoding DUF2110 family protein encodes MVVLATKCYVTGDAHDRALDGMTSLVANELGDLDVEFEVGVRYDDFVSVTVSGDDETVARNVLREEWGEITDHFTDGETYVGTLEGWDEDGFVLDAGTEIRIPSNGLGLGAGSPEQIRDRLGIVQHLSLRFVYDDDGDHELADAERDRLYDWTRGQGRVNVNSATRAEVRATVNRAGHANDIVTVERLGLLEQSIVCRENTDPPGLLAAIGGYLPSELKAVIPQ; translated from the coding sequence ATGGTCGTCCTCGCGACCAAATGCTACGTCACCGGCGACGCTCACGATCGAGCGCTCGACGGGATGACCTCCCTCGTCGCCAACGAGCTCGGTGATCTGGACGTCGAGTTCGAGGTCGGCGTCCGGTACGACGACTTCGTCTCGGTGACGGTGTCGGGCGACGACGAGACGGTCGCCCGCAACGTGCTCCGCGAGGAGTGGGGGGAGATCACCGACCACTTCACCGACGGCGAGACCTACGTCGGCACGCTCGAAGGGTGGGACGAGGACGGGTTCGTCCTGGACGCGGGCACGGAGATCCGGATTCCCAGCAACGGCCTCGGCCTCGGTGCGGGCTCACCCGAACAGATCCGAGATCGGCTCGGCATCGTCCAGCACCTCTCGCTTCGCTTCGTGTACGACGACGACGGCGACCACGAGCTCGCGGACGCCGAGCGCGACCGCCTGTACGACTGGACACGGGGGCAGGGACGCGTGAACGTCAACTCCGCGACCCGCGCGGAGGTCCGCGCGACCGTCAATCGGGCGGGCCACGCGAACGACATCGTCACCGTCGAGCGACTCGGGCTGCTCGAACAGAGTATCGTCTGCCGGGAGAACACTGACCCGCCGGGGCTGCTCGCCGCTATCGGCGGCTATCTCCCGTCGGAACTGAAGGCGGTCATCCCGCAGTAG
- a CDS encoding transcription factor: MAFEGLLEDPVIQKYLHELVGPTGMPVAAAPPDGEVTDEELAEEMGLELNDVRRALFILYENDLASYRRVRDEDSGWLTYLWTFHYENIPENLEEEMYRLLEGLEERRAYESDHQFYLCEVDSIRFEFEEAMEFGFECPECGSPLESMENSRLVEAMEWRIDQLGDELNVDREEAEAEA; encoded by the coding sequence ATGGCTTTTGAGGGCCTCCTAGAAGACCCTGTTATCCAGAAGTACCTCCACGAGCTGGTCGGTCCGACGGGGATGCCCGTCGCCGCGGCCCCGCCGGACGGCGAGGTCACCGACGAGGAGCTCGCAGAGGAGATGGGACTGGAGCTGAACGACGTGCGACGCGCGTTGTTCATCCTCTATGAGAACGATCTGGCGTCCTATCGTCGCGTGCGCGACGAGGACTCCGGGTGGCTCACCTACCTGTGGACGTTCCACTACGAGAACATCCCCGAGAACCTCGAGGAGGAGATGTACCGCCTGCTCGAGGGGCTTGAGGAGCGTCGCGCCTACGAGTCCGATCATCAGTTCTACCTCTGTGAGGTCGACTCGATCCGGTTCGAGTTCGAGGAGGCGATGGAGTTCGGCTTCGAGTGCCCCGAGTGCGGGTCGCCGCTTGAGTCCATGGAGAACAGCCGCCTCGTCGAGGCGATGGAGTGGCGCATCGACCAACTCGGCGACGAGCTCAACGTCGACCGCGAGGAAGCCGAGGCGGAAGCGTAG